A window of Spiroplasma syrphidicola EA-1 contains these coding sequences:
- a CDS encoding AAA family ATPase: MKLTERLENLIQQLQKDVYEKDEIFRLALLAMLSGESIFLLGKPGIAKSLVARRLKFAFKNGTIFEYLMNRFSTPEEIFGPISIEDLQRGVYRRLIDKYLPTAEIVFLDEIWKAGPSIQNTLLTIINEKIFRNAGVDMKVPMKLLISASNELPAEGQGLEALYDRFIIRYIAHGLEDTGNFNHMLAGVTDLDVEVDEDLQIKHDEYDIWRKEINKVQFSQATFDFIARFRKAMYLATEGTYYISDRRWKKSPN, encoded by the coding sequence ATGAAATTGACAGAACGGTTAGAGAATTTAATACAACAATTACAAAAAGATGTCTATGAAAAAGATGAAATTTTTCGTTTGGCTTTATTAGCAATGCTAAGTGGAGAATCAATTTTCTTATTAGGAAAACCAGGGATTGCGAAGTCGTTGGTTGCGCGACGCCTAAAATTTGCTTTTAAAAATGGAACCATTTTTGAATATTTAATGAACCGTTTTTCAACTCCTGAAGAAATTTTTGGACCAATTTCAATTGAAGATTTACAACGGGGAGTTTATCGCCGTTTAATTGATAAATATCTCCCAACAGCCGAAATTGTCTTTTTAGATGAAATTTGAAAAGCTGGACCATCAATCCAAAATACATTGTTAACTATTATTAATGAAAAAATCTTCCGTAATGCGGGAGTTGATATGAAAGTACCAATGAAACTATTAATTTCAGCATCAAACGAATTACCAGCCGAAGGTCAAGGATTAGAAGCCTTATATGACCGTTTTATTATTCGTTATATTGCCCATGGTCTAGAAGACACTGGTAATTTTAACCATATGTTAGCTGGGGTAACAGATTTAGATGTTGAAGTTGATGAAGATTTACAAATTAAACATGACGAATACGATATATGACGTAAAGAAATTAATAAAGTCCAATTTAGTCAAGCAACTTTTGATTTTATTGCCCGTTTCCGTAAGGCAATGTATTTAGCAACAGAAGGAACATATTATATTTCTGATCGTCGGTGAAAAAAATCGCCCAATTAA
- the cmk gene encoding (d)CMP kinase — translation MKINIAIDGPAGSGKSTVAEQLAQKLGYQFVDTGLTYRGFTYWCLKNEINFTDQEAVKKQLTTFKYHVVGGNVFVNDEDVTNKLQNTDIIDNINKITGLDFVREAMVKLQQSLGNDKGVVMVGRDTTTVVLPMAEVKVYLTASLTVRAERRWKQNAANGINPNDLNEIQEKLRLRDYADENRTVGPLQIADDAIVIDTSDQTIDQAVTAIYNLVIKKVGN, via the coding sequence ATGAAAATAAATATTGCAATTGATGGACCAGCAGGAAGTGGTAAATCAACAGTTGCTGAACAATTAGCACAAAAACTAGGGTATCAATTTGTTGATACTGGGTTAACATATCGTGGTTTTACATATTGATGTTTGAAAAACGAGATTAATTTCACCGATCAAGAAGCTGTCAAAAAACAATTAACAACATTTAAATATCATGTTGTTGGGGGTAATGTTTTTGTTAATGATGAAGATGTAACCAATAAGTTACAAAATACTGATATTATTGATAATATTAATAAAATCACTGGCCTTGATTTTGTCCGTGAGGCAATGGTAAAGTTACAGCAATCGTTAGGCAATGATAAAGGTGTCGTGATGGTTGGTCGTGATACGACAACTGTTGTTTTACCAATGGCGGAAGTTAAAGTTTATTTAACAGCTAGTTTAACTGTGCGTGCCGAACGACGATGAAAACAGAATGCGGCTAATGGTATTAACCCTAATGATTTAAACGAAATCCAAGAAAAATTACGATTACGTGATTATGCTGATGAAAATCGAACAGTTGGCCCATTACAAATTGCTGATGATGCAATTGTAATTGATACTTCTGATCAAACAATTGACCAAGCGGTAACAGCAATTTATAATTTAGTTATTAAGAAAGTAGGAAATTAA
- the pdhA gene encoding pyruvate dehydrogenase (acetyl-transferring) E1 component subunit alpha, with protein sequence MYFDKFDALKNEKLQIMDNTGKILKPELMPKISDEDVLAAYKLMCLSRRQDDFQNKVQRQGRMLSFLSSTGQEATEVAYAMQIIKGKDWFSPAYRNNAAWLTAGIPMRNIMLYWCGNEMGAKTPEGVNVLPVNIPIATQYSHATGLAFAEKYNKTGGVVLTTTGDGGSSEGEFYEAMNFAKLHEVPAIFIVENNQFAISTPRKKATKAINFAVKGIAVGMRNILVDGNDFFAVYGAVQEAIALARKGEGPSLIECETYRIGAHSSADDPKVYRDEENHQEQIKNDPLIRLKAYLIAKKKWSEQEQTKLDAEQDQFIKDEFAWVEANNNVDLKDIFAYTYQEMPDFLAEQYEEAKAFFEAYPSKGGHH encoded by the coding sequence ATGTATTTTGATAAATTTGATGCATTGAAAAATGAAAAATTACAAATCATGGATAATACTGGGAAAATTCTAAAACCAGAATTAATGCCAAAAATTAGTGATGAAGATGTCTTAGCAGCTTATAAACTAATGTGTTTATCACGCCGTCAAGATGATTTTCAAAACAAAGTGCAACGTCAAGGAAGAATGTTATCATTCTTATCATCAACAGGGCAAGAAGCCACTGAAGTAGCCTATGCAATGCAAATAATTAAAGGAAAAGACTGATTTTCACCAGCATATCGAAATAATGCCGCATGATTAACAGCCGGAATTCCAATGCGTAATATTATGTTATATTGATGTGGAAATGAAATGGGAGCAAAAACACCAGAAGGGGTTAATGTTTTACCTGTTAATATTCCCATTGCAACACAATATTCACATGCAACAGGGTTAGCTTTTGCTGAAAAATATAATAAAACTGGGGGAGTTGTTTTAACAACAACTGGTGATGGAGGTTCTTCAGAAGGAGAATTTTATGAAGCAATGAACTTTGCTAAATTGCATGAAGTTCCAGCAATTTTTATTGTGGAAAATAATCAATTTGCGATTTCAACCCCACGAAAAAAAGCAACAAAAGCAATTAATTTTGCTGTTAAAGGAATTGCTGTTGGAATGCGTAACATTTTAGTTGATGGAAACGATTTCTTTGCTGTTTATGGGGCTGTCCAAGAAGCAATTGCTTTAGCTCGTAAAGGGGAAGGACCATCATTAATTGAATGTGAAACATATCGAATCGGAGCTCACTCTTCCGCTGATGATCCAAAAGTTTATCGTGATGAAGAAAATCATCAAGAACAAATTAAAAATGATCCATTAATTCGTTTAAAAGCATATTTAATCGCAAAGAAAAAATGATCAGAACAAGAACAAACAAAACTAGATGCTGAACAAGATCAGTTTATTAAAGATGAATTTGCTTGAGTTGAAGCAAATAATAATGTTGATTTAAAAGATATTTTTGCTTATACATATCAAGAAATGCCAGATTTTTTAGCAGAACAATATGAAGAAGCAAAAGCATTTTTTGAAGCATATCCAAGTAAAGGAGGACACCACTAA
- a CDS encoding vWA domain-containing protein encodes MQNYLEHKTMEKLAKKLDDLKQEDLKNPAIVLKTKSNRWLADLYNDSVNNFYDKELENELAKIPLPPTMEKEIYLFNWIKVNGYEGLKQNYPKTQDFLFKVNSPFYDRLNFYRYEFNKENSNPKLLFRDFISTWENILIKRLIDYRFAKIEEIRAKFSQQLYNRLEIMNKSNKLLKTTWNFFGKLWDPEKALKKGVDMAAIEKFALFLETNPAIMEIATLLGRYQGESKLIEERILDQIVMDFEWQPIGSSPEEIIGATESKDLEHLFPAELVFLRDPVLKYIFYKKFIEGKLTTFEFISQDQVPIEQVKLETVKTRVPEEKGPIILSIDTSSSMQGSPEQIAKALALAIVKIAGQDKRPCYMINFSKSIDAYDLSHLKNSIPELVEFLAKSFKSDTDLDPALIHALDVMETNQYFNADLLVISDFMTGELSEQVAMKVEHLKQRRNRFHAILIGTNSNENAAKVFNNAWVYDPRDPFASERILAALSEEVSEHYNNVPGAKEVLAQIRTGKEF; translated from the coding sequence ATGCAAAATTATTTAGAACATAAAACAATGGAAAAATTAGCGAAAAAGCTTGATGATTTAAAACAAGAGGATTTAAAAAATCCGGCCATTGTTTTAAAAACGAAATCAAATCGTTGATTAGCTGATTTATATAATGATTCTGTTAATAATTTTTACGATAAAGAATTAGAAAATGAGTTAGCAAAGATTCCTTTACCCCCAACAATGGAAAAAGAAATTTATCTTTTTAATTGGATTAAAGTTAATGGTTATGAAGGTTTAAAACAAAATTACCCAAAAACACAAGATTTTTTATTCAAGGTTAATTCACCATTTTATGATCGCCTAAATTTTTATCGTTATGAATTTAATAAAGAAAATAGTAACCCTAAGTTATTATTTCGGGACTTTATTAGTACATGAGAAAATATTTTAATTAAACGCTTGATTGATTATCGCTTTGCTAAAATTGAGGAAATCAGGGCAAAGTTTTCCCAGCAATTATATAATCGTTTGGAAATTATGAACAAATCAAATAAATTATTAAAAACGACTTGAAATTTCTTTGGTAAACTATGAGACCCCGAAAAGGCCTTAAAAAAAGGGGTTGACATGGCCGCCATTGAAAAGTTTGCCCTTTTTTTAGAAACAAATCCAGCCATTATGGAAATTGCGACTTTATTAGGACGCTATCAAGGGGAAAGTAAGTTAATTGAAGAACGAATTCTTGACCAAATTGTCATGGATTTTGAATGACAACCGATTGGTTCTTCACCCGAAGAAATTATTGGGGCGACGGAGTCAAAAGATTTAGAACATTTATTTCCAGCGGAATTAGTTTTTTTGCGTGACCCGGTTTTAAAATACATTTTTTATAAAAAATTTATTGAAGGGAAATTAACAACTTTTGAATTTATTTCCCAAGATCAAGTTCCAATTGAACAAGTAAAATTAGAAACAGTTAAAACTCGTGTGCCTGAAGAAAAGGGGCCAATTATTTTATCAATTGATACTTCTTCGTCAATGCAAGGTAGTCCAGAACAAATTGCCAAAGCTTTAGCCTTAGCGATTGTTAAAATAGCTGGCCAAGATAAACGGCCATGTTATATGATTAATTTTTCGAAATCAATTGATGCCTATGATTTATCCCATTTAAAAAATTCAATTCCAGAATTAGTTGAGTTTTTAGCAAAAAGTTTTAAAAGTGATACTGATTTAGACCCAGCCCTGATTCATGCTTTGGACGTGATGGAAACTAATCAATATTTCAATGCTGATTTACTAGTTATTAGTGATTTTATGACAGGAGAATTATCCGAACAAGTTGCAATGAAAGTTGAGCATTTAAAGCAGCGTCGTAATCGGTTCCATGCAATTTTGATTGGAACAAATAGTAATGAAAACGCCGCGAAAGTTTTTAATAATGCTTGAGTTTATGACCCCCGTGATCCGTTTGCTTCCGAACGGATTCTAGCGGCGTTAAGTGAGGAAGTGAGTGAACATTATAATAATGTTCCGGGAGCAAAGGAAGTATTAGCCCAAATTCGTACAGGAAAGGAATTTTAA
- a CDS encoding lipoprotein: MKKLLGFLTSIVVAGSTATTVVACGGEDSTSITQGKINATTDFTLTDLVKVKNAGTDINQLILSTAISEGRLKDDINFNILDITDQKNNEEPTVNGQKKEGYLVLTFRDDPSIRYTGVITIRFTIVKEATFDISQEVNLDAEYFDVTEYQYYSGKGFDDFIWKKVVEKGLTNNAPTEKSAYNFSQLMFPPENRMAKASWVLEYNGGADQPGLSYSGKITVNFNWIRYQDNMAVELPAVNFTPDLLKQTVWDSVQSTMVGVENFKISEQYQNYEISWEEVKEPDFGGSTSFDILAKPRQENLSFLRIKGIIDKHAIEMPATFLGPLEIKVVRADQENIDKIIDQIWTGAVDLLKNENLPLLPDFSIFDTTNWSMIIKENWPQLGLSNDINLIGINKHNDPRFNGDLKITVKLINEGFYQPKITLDLVSISQADSQNQEKVLDDIWNILIQNNLWDDNVSTDRSKYVIDYTEIATAINRSKQSGKQEYYSSKITADAIDAGKDVQVTLDGYLQVIK; encoded by the coding sequence ATGAAAAAATTATTAGGTTTTTTAACAAGTATTGTGGTAGCTGGTTCAACAGCAACAACAGTTGTGGCTTGTGGGGGCGAAGATAGCACTTCAATTACTCAAGGTAAAATTAATGCTACCACTGACTTTACTTTAACTGATCTTGTTAAAGTAAAAAATGCAGGAACCGATATTAATCAATTAATCTTATCCACAGCGATTAGTGAAGGCCGTCTTAAAGATGATATTAATTTCAACATTTTAGATATTACCGACCAAAAAAATAATGAAGAACCAACAGTTAATGGTCAAAAAAAGGAAGGTTATCTTGTTTTAACTTTTCGTGATGATCCATCGATTCGCTATACTGGGGTAATTACAATTCGTTTCACGATTGTTAAAGAGGCAACTTTTGATATTAGCCAAGAGGTTAATTTAGATGCTGAATATTTTGATGTAACAGAATATCAGTATTATTCTGGTAAAGGTTTTGATGATTTCATTTGAAAAAAAGTCGTTGAAAAAGGATTAACAAATAATGCGCCAACAGAAAAAAGCGCGTATAATTTTTCTCAACTAATGTTTCCCCCAGAAAATAGAATGGCAAAAGCAAGTTGAGTTTTAGAATATAATGGTGGGGCCGATCAACCTGGACTAAGTTATAGTGGTAAAATTACGGTTAATTTTAATTGAATTAGATACCAAGATAATATGGCTGTTGAATTACCGGCTGTTAATTTTACTCCAGATTTACTAAAACAAACAGTTTGAGATAGCGTTCAAAGTACAATGGTTGGCGTTGAAAACTTTAAAATATCTGAGCAATACCAAAATTATGAGATTAGTTGAGAAGAAGTTAAGGAACCAGATTTTGGAGGGTCAACATCTTTTGACATTTTAGCAAAACCGCGCCAAGAAAATCTTAGCTTTTTACGTATTAAAGGAATAATTGATAAACATGCGATTGAAATGCCCGCAACATTTTTAGGACCATTGGAAATTAAGGTTGTAAGGGCTGATCAAGAAAACATTGATAAAATTATTGATCAAATTTGAACTGGGGCAGTTGATTTATTAAAAAATGAAAATCTACCACTTTTACCAGATTTTAGCATTTTTGATACAACAAATTGAAGCATGATAATTAAAGAAAATTGACCACAATTAGGATTAAGCAATGATATTAATTTAATTGGGATTAATAAGCATAATGATCCGCGTTTTAATGGGGACTTAAAAATAACAGTAAAATTAATTAATGAAGGTTTTTACCAACCAAAAATCACTTTAGACTTAGTATCTATATCACAAGCAGATAGTCAGAATCAAGAAAAAGTTCTTGATGATATTTGAAATATTTTAATTCAAAATAATCTTTGAGATGATAATGTTTCAACTGATCGCTCAAAATATGTAATTGATTATACCGAGATTGCCACAGCAATTAATCGTTCAAAACAATCTGGTAAACAGGAATATTATTCTTCAAAAATTACCGCCGATGCTATTGATGCTGGCAAAGATGTTCAAGTTACATTAGATGGTTATCTACAAGTTATCAAATAA
- a CDS encoding alpha-ketoacid dehydrogenase subunit beta, translated as MAVLNNIQALTHALDLAMEKHQNVIVYGEDAGYEGGVFRATVGLQQKYGEERCFDAPIAEATLVGTAVGMAINGLKPVVEIQFEGFSYPIIQQLFTHVARMRNRSRGRFSCPMVIRMPMGGGIRALEHHSEAMEAMFAHNPGLKVVIPSTPFDTKGLLLAAVESPDPVLFLEPTKIYRAFKQDIPDEYYTLPIGEGYKVQEGTDVTIVTYGAQVGDCEKAIEQLKGEGKNVSVDLIDLRTIQPWDREMVIESVKKTGRLIVVHEAVRSFSVAAEVIATVNEKCFEYLKAPCARVTGYDIIVPFDRGEHFHQPSVQKIVVKIKEVLDYQF; from the coding sequence ATGGCAGTTTTGAATAATATTCAGGCGTTAACACATGCCTTAGATTTAGCAATGGAAAAACACCAAAATGTGATTGTTTATGGTGAAGATGCTGGATATGAAGGGGGAGTTTTCCGAGCAACAGTTGGATTACAACAAAAATATGGTGAAGAACGCTGTTTTGATGCGCCAATTGCCGAAGCAACTTTAGTTGGGACAGCAGTTGGAATGGCAATTAATGGTTTAAAACCAGTTGTGGAAATTCAATTTGAAGGATTCTCATATCCAATTATCCAACAATTATTTACCCATGTTGCGCGTATGCGTAACCGTTCACGTGGTCGTTTTTCTTGCCCAATGGTAATTAGAATGCCAATGGGAGGAGGAATTCGTGCCTTAGAACATCACTCAGAAGCAATGGAAGCAATGTTTGCTCATAATCCTGGGTTAAAAGTTGTGATTCCTTCAACACCATTTGATACAAAAGGACTATTATTAGCCGCTGTTGAATCACCAGATCCAGTGCTATTCTTAGAACCAACAAAAATTTATCGGGCATTTAAACAAGATATTCCTGATGAATATTATACTTTACCAATCGGGGAAGGCTATAAAGTACAAGAAGGAACTGACGTGACAATTGTGACTTATGGTGCCCAAGTTGGGGATTGTGAAAAAGCAATTGAACAATTAAAAGGAGAAGGCAAAAACGTTAGTGTTGATTTAATTGATTTACGAACAATTCAACCATGAGATCGTGAAATGGTAATTGAATCAGTTAAAAAAACTGGTCGTTTAATTGTTGTTCATGAAGCAGTTCGTTCTTTCTCAGTTGCCGCTGAAGTAATTGCAACTGTTAATGAAAAATGTTTTGAATATTTAAAAGCACCTTGTGCTCGTGTAACAGGATATGATATCATTGTGCCATTTGATCGTGGCGAACATTTCCACCAACCATCAGTTCAAAAAATTGTTGTTAAAATTAAAGAAGTGTTAGATTATCAATTCTAA
- a CDS encoding dihydrolipoamide acetyltransferase family protein: MVKFKFADIGEGLTEGKVGAINIKVGDKVKDGDEMFSVETDKVNAEIYSPCDGIITKINMKVGDVIYVGDVVVEIDDGKGDAPEASPAPASTPAEPVEEEKAAGVVGAVPISNAVLPSRGLPATNNNAVNNEHILATPIVRKMAADMKIDLSKIKGSGPNGRIMKADLLAGPTSAPSASGPSIGGAPITIPNIQVSGNVKREPMSSIRKAIAKQMTLAKTVIAETTLIKNVNVTKLIEIRAQLKGQAEKQGVKLTYMPFFMKACAIALKEFPIINSSYDQQSEEIIYKEYYNIGMATDTANGLMVPVVKGVDQLNVLQIGAVINDLATRTRDRKLKADEMRDGTFTISNFGSAGVEIATPVINFPEVAILGVGTIEKKPVVNANNEIEISSILPLSLTIDHRLIDGADGGRFLQRVSALLESPALLLL, translated from the coding sequence ATGGTTAAATTTAAATTTGCAGATATTGGGGAAGGTCTAACGGAAGGAAAAGTTGGAGCCATCAATATCAAAGTTGGAGATAAAGTCAAAGATGGCGATGAAATGTTTTCAGTAGAAACTGATAAAGTTAATGCCGAAATTTATTCACCATGTGATGGTATCATTACAAAAATTAATATGAAAGTTGGCGATGTCATCTATGTTGGTGATGTTGTTGTTGAAATTGATGATGGGAAAGGCGATGCGCCAGAAGCATCACCAGCCCCAGCGTCTACTCCTGCTGAACCAGTTGAAGAAGAAAAAGCGGCTGGTGTAGTTGGAGCGGTACCAATTTCAAATGCTGTTTTACCATCACGTGGTTTACCAGCAACAAATAATAACGCAGTAAATAATGAACATATTTTAGCAACACCAATTGTTAGAAAAATGGCCGCTGATATGAAAATTGATTTATCAAAAATCAAAGGAAGTGGTCCAAATGGGCGAATTATGAAAGCTGATTTATTAGCTGGACCAACCTCAGCACCTAGTGCTAGTGGGCCATCAATTGGGGGAGCACCAATTACAATCCCTAACATTCAAGTGTCAGGAAATGTTAAACGTGAACCAATGTCATCAATTCGTAAGGCAATTGCCAAACAAATGACTTTGGCAAAAACAGTGATTGCTGAAACAACATTAATTAAAAATGTTAATGTCACAAAATTAATTGAAATTAGAGCGCAATTAAAAGGGCAAGCGGAAAAACAAGGGGTTAAATTAACTTATATGCCATTCTTTATGAAAGCATGTGCAATTGCCTTAAAAGAATTCCCAATTATAAATTCTTCATATGATCAACAAAGTGAAGAAATTATTTATAAAGAATATTACAATATTGGAATGGCAACTGATACGGCTAATGGTTTAATGGTTCCCGTTGTTAAAGGCGTTGATCAATTAAATGTCCTACAAATTGGGGCAGTAATTAATGATTTAGCAACTCGTACCCGTGATCGTAAATTAAAAGCCGATGAAATGCGCGATGGAACTTTTACAATTAGTAACTTTGGGTCAGCGGGAGTTGAAATTGCAACACCAGTAATTAACTTCCCAGAAGTAGCCATTTTAGGAGTTGGAACAATTGAAAAAAAACCAGTTGTTAATGCCAATAATGAAATTGAAATTAGTTCAATCTTACCATTATCATTAACAATTGATCATCGTCTAATTGATGGTGCTGATGGAGGGCGTTTCTTACAACGAGTAAGTGCGTTACTTGAATCACCAGCCTTATTACTATTATAG
- the lpdA gene encoding dihydrolipoyl dehydrogenase has protein sequence MDKFDVIVVGAGPGGYVCAIKAAQEGLKTMIVEKEYYGGVCLNVGCIPTKALLKSSKVYDIIQHADTYGIDIGDLGKIAPNWEKMQDRKSKVVNKLTSGVEFLLKKNKVTIVKGTAKALDKNTIEVDGKKYSCDNLVIATGSTSRMLPLPGFEEGFKAGYVISSTEALKLPKIPKKLAVIGGGVIGVEFACLYRRLGTEVTILQGLDTILEILDKDVRDEMTKLLIKNKVKIETNVKIKEIKDKAVHYTNDKGEEVVLKTDYCLVSVGRKPIINGFENIGLNINERQSIVVDDGCRTNLPGVYAIGDVVGKAMLAHVASVQGLIVVDNIKGRNQKIDYNKIPACIYSYPEVAVVGKTEDELIKAKIPYKAFKFPIAANGKALADGETDGFVKIICEPKYGEILGAHMICGTATDMISEITTCMEMEGTIYDLGRAITPHPTLSEMIMEAVHGLEGHAIHI, from the coding sequence ATGGATAAATTTGATGTTATTGTTGTTGGTGCTGGTCCTGGTGGATATGTTTGTGCAATTAAAGCAGCCCAAGAAGGGTTGAAAACAATGATTGTCGAAAAAGAATATTACGGAGGAGTATGTCTAAACGTTGGTTGTATTCCAACAAAAGCATTATTAAAAAGCTCAAAAGTTTATGACATTATTCAGCATGCTGACACCTATGGAATTGATATTGGGGATTTAGGTAAAATTGCCCCTAATTGAGAGAAAATGCAAGATCGTAAAAGTAAAGTTGTTAATAAATTAACAAGTGGGGTTGAATTTTTATTAAAGAAAAATAAAGTCACAATTGTTAAAGGAACAGCTAAAGCGCTTGATAAAAATACAATTGAAGTTGATGGTAAAAAATATAGTTGTGACAACTTAGTTATTGCAACAGGAAGTACAAGTCGAATGCTACCATTACCTGGTTTTGAAGAAGGTTTTAAAGCTGGTTATGTTATTTCTTCAACCGAAGCTTTAAAATTACCAAAAATTCCCAAAAAACTTGCTGTTATTGGGGGTGGTGTAATTGGCGTTGAATTTGCTTGTTTATACCGTCGTTTAGGAACAGAAGTAACAATTTTACAAGGGTTAGATACAATTTTAGAAATTCTGGACAAAGATGTTCGTGATGAAATGACAAAATTATTAATCAAAAACAAAGTTAAAATTGAAACAAATGTTAAAATCAAAGAAATTAAAGATAAAGCAGTTCATTACACTAATGATAAAGGTGAAGAAGTTGTTTTAAAAACAGATTATTGTTTAGTATCTGTTGGTCGTAAACCAATTATTAATGGTTTTGAAAATATTGGGCTAAATATTAATGAACGCCAAAGTATTGTTGTTGATGATGGTTGTCGTACTAACTTACCAGGAGTTTACGCGATTGGTGATGTTGTTGGGAAAGCAATGTTGGCCCATGTTGCCTCAGTGCAGGGGTTAATTGTTGTTGACAACATTAAAGGGCGTAATCAAAAAATTGATTATAATAAAATTCCAGCTTGTATTTATTCATATCCGGAAGTTGCCGTTGTTGGAAAAACCGAAGATGAATTAATCAAAGCAAAAATTCCCTACAAAGCCTTTAAATTCCCAATTGCCGCAAATGGAAAAGCCTTAGCGGATGGGGAAACTGATGGATTTGTTAAAATTATTTGTGAACCAAAATATGGTGAAATTTTAGGAGCTCATATGATTTGTGGAACAGCCACTGACATGATTTCTGAAATTACAACATGTATGGAAATGGAAGGAACAATTTATGATTTAGGACGGGCAATTACTCCCCATCCAACTTTATCAGAAATGATTATGGAAGCTGTCCATGGTTTAGAAGGACACGCAATTCATATTTAA
- a CDS encoding dUTP diphosphatase: MIKLDNLMFLATNQHKLDNYILEKHQLTAQATFQKRLLAFLIELGEFINEQREFKYWSTKPASEKAVLLEEFIDGIHFLISLGNTLQVQYHKYHYQGLKPNKEVSLIDLYLNCFVVFPKLIKKPTEGNYFKVLTSYFQIAEKLGFSEEEILAAYIAKNKTNFDRQDNNY, from the coding sequence ATGATTAAATTAGATAACTTAATGTTTTTAGCAACAAATCAACATAAATTAGACAATTATATTTTAGAAAAGCATCAATTAACTGCCCAAGCAACCTTTCAAAAAAGATTATTAGCCTTTTTAATTGAATTAGGGGAGTTTATTAATGAACAACGCGAATTTAAATACTGAAGTACAAAACCAGCTTCAGAAAAAGCAGTTTTATTAGAGGAATTTATTGATGGAATTCACTTTTTAATAAGTTTAGGTAATACTTTACAAGTGCAGTATCACAAGTATCACTATCAAGGATTAAAACCAAACAAGGAAGTGAGTTTAATTGATTTATATTTAAACTGTTTTGTTGTTTTTCCAAAACTAATTAAAAAACCAACTGAAGGTAATTATTTTAAAGTTTTAACGAGTTATTTCCAAATTGCTGAAAAATTAGGTTTTAGCGAAGAAGAAATCTTAGCAGCGTATATCGCTAAAAATAAAACAAACTTTGACCGCCAAGATAATAATTATTAA
- a CDS encoding ferredoxin — protein sequence MAERDISKKRTYVNTDLCIACGSCVMIDDSETFFMDDDGFANTKDNDLEIVEAQMVCPTAAIFIKTLEEFKENRKSSADDQ from the coding sequence ATGGCAGAGCGCGATATTTCAAAAAAAAGAACATATGTTAATACCGATTTATGTATTGCTTGTGGTAGTTGTGTAATGATTGATGATAGTGAGACTTTTTTTATGGACGATGATGGTTTTGCAAATACTAAAGATAATGATTTAGAAATTGTTGAAGCCCAAATGGTTTGTCCAACCGCCGCAATTTTTATTAAAACATTGGAAGAATTTAAAGAAAATCGTAAAAGTAGTGCTGATGATCAATAA
- a CDS encoding MFS transporter, with protein MIGKVADKRAGLALQWNTKTEIMARLLIFAFSFLAMIMGYFVAAGCAMAYNHLKDVIGAMDHGAYKINYIIGGVCGLIVGIFFFVFIGIPAIKVRRAESVKPWIILATIFNSSYYVLTFSLLASFAIIYHNFNQYFLTAVIILPLCCLITFVMYFFFWREVKKQWKMRKGFEYLAEEKSFQANEAKLEELERRRQILYQAEVIKHQHDKHSLNEQANQKNHVLQQKHVWTEEEREEE; from the coding sequence ATGATTGGGAAAGTAGCAGATAAACGCGCAGGATTAGCGCTTCAATGAAATACCAAAACAGAAATTATGGCTCGCTTATTAATTTTTGCGTTTTCTTTTTTAGCAATGATAATGGGTTATTTTGTTGCCGCGGGTTGTGCAATGGCGTATAATCATTTGAAAGATGTCATTGGAGCAATGGACCATGGAGCTTATAAAATAAATTATATTATTGGAGGTGTTTGTGGCCTTATTGTTGGAATTTTCTTTTTTGTCTTTATTGGAATTCCGGCCATTAAAGTACGTCGAGCTGAAAGTGTTAAACCGTGAATTATTTTGGCCACAATTTTTAACAGTTCTTATTATGTTTTAACCTTTAGTCTGTTAGCTTCTTTTGCCATCATTTATCACAATTTTAATCAATACTTTTTAACAGCTGTTATTATTTTACCGCTTTGTTGTTTAATCACTTTTGTGATGTATTTTTTCTTTTGACGAGAAGTTAAAAAACAATGGAAAATGCGTAAAGGGTTTGAATATTTAGCAGAAGAAAAATCATTTCAAGCAAATGAAGCAAAATTAGAGGAATTAGAACGTCGTCGTCAAATCCTCTATCAAGCTGAAGTTATTAAACATCAACACGATAAGCACAGCTTAAATGAACAAGCAAATCAAAAAAATCATGTTTTACAGCAAAAACATGTATGAACCGAAGAAGAACGAGAAGAAGAATAG